One window of the Eucalyptus grandis isolate ANBG69807.140 chromosome 8, ASM1654582v1, whole genome shotgun sequence genome contains the following:
- the LOC104457369 gene encoding uncharacterized protein LOC104457369: MDHEDQKCHSRDQDKLIEEQDKDSSSASLPMLTDRSGQDNTGERPMPNQTDIVKALEVVERDSVAIAESFTSLFASLRLALSEVTSCSTDHMQCFNDAAGRLQESVLDAATKGNRYINSCLRLNEEMKGMESLATQLKILRRNVDALDSAVNKLVWLP; encoded by the exons ATGGATCATGAAGATCAGAAATGCCACTCTCGGGACCAGGACAAATTGATAGAAGAACAAGATAAGGATTCGTCATCTGCATCTCTGCCAATGCTGACGGACCGCAGTGGGCAGGATAACACTGGAGAGAGGCCTATGCCAAACCAGACCGACATTGTTAAAGCTCTTGAAGTGGTTGAGAGAGACTCTGTTGCTATCGCCGAGAGTTTCACATCTCTATTTGCTTCGCTTCGCTTGGCTCTATCTGAG GTAACTTCTTGCTCAACAGATCATATGCAGTGCTTCAATGATGCTGCTGGACGCCTTCAAGAATCTG TGCTTGATGCAGCAACAAAAGGAAATCGGTACATAAATTCCTGTCTAAG attaaatgaagaaatgaagGGCATGGAAAGTCTAGCGACACAATT AAAAATTCTGAGGAGGAAtgttgatgctttagattctgCTGTCAACAAGCTTGTCTGGCTTCCATGA
- the LOC104416886 gene encoding cytochrome P450 81D1: MSSEDCIIGGYDVPSQTIVFINIWSIQRDSKLWDNPKSFRPERFENEDNGQCKLLSFGLGRRACPGANMAQRVINVALGSLIQCFEWKGRSEEGMNMPKALPLEAMYKAHEIMARIAEH, from the coding sequence ATGTCATCAGAGGATTGCATCATAGGTGGTTATGATGTACCTAGTCAAACCATAGTATTCATCAATATCTGGAGCATTCAGAGGGATTCGAAATTGTGGGATAATCCGAAAAGTTTCAGACCTGAAAgatttgaaaatgaagataatggACAATGCAAGCTATTGTCATTTGGACTTGGAAGGCGAGCCTGTCCTGGTGCAAACATGGCCCAACGGGTGATCAATGTGGCTTTGGGATCGTTGATCCAGTGTTTTGAATGGAAAGGAAGAAGTGAAGAAGGAATGAATATGCCTAAGGCGTTGCCATTGGAAGCCATGTACAAAGCCCATGAAATCATGGCGAGGATTGCTGAGCATTGA
- the LOC108954069 gene encoding isoflavone 3'-hydroxylase-like produces METSSLYTALPLAFLLLLTLKLFSSWFKQPKNLPPSPPSIPILGHLHLLKHPLHRTLHSLSQSYGPVLSLRFGYRRVVVVSSAEAAEECCTKNDITLANRPSTVAGRHIAYDNTMVLSASYSEQWRSLRRVCTVEMFSSARLNSFLPDRRDEIKRLLLNLNKRASSSGDEFTKVELKPIFWEMTFNIIMRMLTGKRYYGEDVTDAEEAKVFSEIMSEILEYTEL; encoded by the exons ATGGAGACTTCATCGCTCTACACTGCCCTTCCTCTGGCTTTCCTTCTACTCCTCACTCTCAAGCTCTTCTCTTCATGGTTCAAGCAACCGAAAAACCTTCCGCCCAGCCCGCCTTCCATCCCCATCCTgggccacctccacctcctgaAACACCCCCTCCACCGAACCCTCCACTCCCTCTCCCAATCTTACGGCCCCGTCCTCTCTCTCCGCTTTGGCTACCGCCGAGTGGTTGTCGTCTCGTCGGCTGAGGCAGCTGAAGAATGCTGTACTAAGAACGACATCACGCTTGCCAACCGCCCCTCTACTGTCGCCGGCAGGCACATTGCGTATGACAACACGATGGTCCTCTCTGCCTCGTACAGCGAACAATGGCGTAGTCTCCGCCGTGTTTGTACTGTTGAGATGTTTTCCTCGGCCCGTCTAAACTCCTTTCTGCCCGATCGGAGGGACGAAATCAAGCGACTCCTGCTTAATCTAAACAAAAGAGCCTCATCATCTGGGGACGAATTCACTAAGGTGGAACTAAAACCGATCTTCTGGGAGATGACATTCAACATCATTATGAGGATGTTGACTGGGAAGAGGTATTATGGGGAAGATGTGACCGATGCCGAGGAGGCGAAGGTGTTTAGCGAGATCATGTCTGAAATTTTGGAATATACT GAATTATGA